In Lineus longissimus chromosome 13, tnLinLong1.2, whole genome shotgun sequence, one genomic interval encodes:
- the LOC135497784 gene encoding acetylcholine receptor subunit beta-like has translation MRNTTIGMLLLFLLVAILMKSSHAFHDEDSLTEYLLSGYGKKAHPSLPRQKPTVVRVSMKLGLLLELKDKEQQVSVATSINMIWNDSRLSWNASAHDNIRALTMAASDIWVPVIGHANRIDGKPSLPDHDGPNWLTVRSNGTINWNISGSLTAPCPVNAACFPFDVQKCQLHFIALKQSINSLKLEPIKSVDTNGYIRHSEWELIKSELKPKLEESGSTKSGFVLDMAVRRRHHYYMFSVIAPSTLVSVLILLVFYLPLDAGERMSFSVTIFLTFSLFQIMVTDRLPNASGSTSILAIYLFLQMVLSALSVVVSVLVLNMHYVYSQGSRMPRWMRRLFLGRLATCIGMRKTVKDSTNNNSIKLKIAENREKSMILRHHRLSEPGPASDVTNNNSNLNNQQNPRIYELVSAVHNVLREVKSISRRGHQVEASEKVQEEWRLGAMAIDRLMIIFCVAAVIASTLVCFLIIPRLNKDVCT, from the exons ATGCGCAATACGACCATTGGCATGCTGCTCTTATTTTTATTGGTTGCAATACTCATGAAGTCAAGCCATGCCTTTCACGATGAGGATAGTCTTACTGAATACTTACTTTCTGGATACGGGAAGAAAGCGCATCCTAGTTTGCCTCGTCAAAAGCCTACCGTGGTGCGCGTGTCAATGAAGTTGGGTCTGCTCTTGGAACTG AAAGACAAAGAACAGCAAGTATCAGTAGCGACCTCTATCAACATGATATGGAACGATAGCAGGCTAAGCTGGAATGCGTCGGCGCATGACAACATCCGGGCATTGACCATGGCAGCTTCCGACATATGGGTTCCAGTGATTGGTCACGCAAACAG AATAGACGGGAAACCATCATTACCAGACCACGATGGTCCCAACTGGTTAACAGTGAGGTCTAACGGAACTATCAACTGGAACATCAGCGGTTCCTTGACGGCTCCCTGCCCAGTTAACGCGGCATGTTTCCCTTTCGATGTCCAAAAATGCCAGTTGCATTTCATCGCCTTGAAACAGAGTATCAACAGCCTAAAATTGGAACCAATCAAGTCCGTTGACACAAATGGATACATCCGCCACAGCGAATGGGAGCTGATCAAATCAGAGCTGAAACCAAAACTAGAAGAAAGCGGAAGTACAAAGTCTGGTTTCGTTTTAGACATGGCCGTTAGGCGTCGCCATCATTATTATATGTTCAGCGTGATTGCACCGAGTACCCTCGTTTCCGTGCTGATTTTGTTGGTGTTTTATTTACCACTGGACGCTGGTGAACGAATGTCGTTCAGCGTTACGATCTTCTTGACGTTTTCCCTCTTCCAAATCATGGTGACTGACCGACTGCCTAACGCATCTGGAAGCACGTCGATTCTAG CAATATATCTTTTCCTCCAGATGGTGCTCTCAGCACTTTCCGTCGTCGTTTCCGTGCTGGTGCTGAATATGCATTACGTCTATTCACAAGGTTCGCGCATGCCCAGATGGATGCGCCGTCTGTTTCTCGGGAGGCTAGCCACGTGTATAGGCATGCGCAAAACCGTCAAAGACTCAACGAACAACAACAGTATCAAGTTGAAAATTGCAGAGAACCGTGAAAAGTCTATGATTCTACGTCATCACAGATTGTCAGAACCAGGACCTGCATCTGACGTCACGAATAATAACTCTAATTTGAATAACCAACAAAATCCAAGAATTTATGAGTTGGTGAGTGCTGTCCACAATGTTCTACGCGAGGTTAAGAGTATATCCCGTCGTGGCCACCAGGTGGAGGCATCAGAGAAGGTCCAAGAGGAATGGCGTCTTGGTGCCATGGCGATCGATCGTCTGATGATTATTTTCTGCGTTGCTGCTGTCATAGCCTCCACTCTCGTCTGCTTTCTGATCATTCCAAGGTTGAACAAGGATGTTTGTACATAA
- the LOC135498027 gene encoding uncharacterized protein LOC135498027, with protein sequence MESTSFAVFSCALLLSYAGVDSHWNGRHNHHLDHHHHDHHHHQRRSNSYHYHKACPLEEADELPAELQNRTLPSGYPHYLREVMLSHCQGFCSRMFRCEAIIFLMNPNSDEGKGKCISLFRDISSRAKFEGKLKLKSEHEEDAVYMLKKCPKQKRRHYQPRMQTNFQPPSSNYQYPTSSEAYPGYPRGMRSDAYPRSSEVYPGYSRGIRSDAYPRSSEIYPGYSRGMRSDAYPRSSEVYPGYSRGMRSDAYPRSSEVYPGYSRGMRSDTYPRSSEVYPGYSRGMRSDAYPRSSEVYPGYSRGMGSEVYPRSSGVYPGYSRGMGSYNSPRSSEAYSAAYGTSTASSSTIAPTPTWTWKEGTSRNENEHHGDSSAYIQASAGPTSEPMSSFTTPTRPYVSAATTKSSTQHPQPTKWPARQTPKNAQTPKPVSLRPRIKSTRPGSSCRYYKTNVTEARQVYFTDVMRKAPHGRILPFRRCMAECDKRSQCDYFSIYGPRKICCLVENKSKKPVIYLKHCKKKGKKVRCTFPVTARERIWDSYHQVANSKVIPLKGTAEQTLRECMKRCEQASNLCSAFVYRESIKHAAHCFLLRVTPLFGRSCNVLQGEKCDLKRIKRPFTQYRYSITTNVKNRNAPMKLCNSQCNSNPYCVMVTYIPKKKAGRRHWRPPYCLIWVANSAMKKQCTGGNCKLVKMEAFVTKIPVLYFASLHTFKRNSMDTCKAECQKNIRQCLGFEVIAEYRAGCRIFYEMNYQRKVCTAGTCKMIPVKKGEHFKVPGISYSAVLGPENCTKKCEIEESCHSVGMVESTKHCRLFGINFAQPTTYYKQCDANKKCTMKIAQENTFIASYWRVQKNLMIARRVRGTSSAVCQAACSRVEECTAVFDAWSADLEFRNCYMLKEKAYHYKKVCRNGRCKSIRVLAILPANSTDFHVVSKEYGPSHRSCSDNCQWNDDCHILDIYPNHAAKLTKGGTKHHAKNRGSHNPYEQYNSKHGKFVCVVIRHQRMPTTRKRTVNPWKLIDFDPTPYVEIKRFTKRCKGKMCKMVYTEAIKNRPRCEFIPFTGLLKKARSRSLSKCFRKCVSDPDCAFTFVKTSFSRNKKLIGPKCFFGADPTMYAKECKKRTS encoded by the exons ATGGAGTCGACATCTTTTGCCGTTTTCTCCTGCGCTCTATTGCTGTCGTATGCTGGTGTGGACTCGCACTGGAATG GACGTCATAATCACCACCTCGACCACCACCACCatgaccaccaccaccatcaacGTAGAAGCAATTCCTACCATTACCATAAAGCCTGCCCCCTAGAGGAGGCTGATGAACTACCGGCCGAGCTGCAGAACAGAACACTGCCTTCCGGATATCCGCACTATCTACGAGAAGTAATGCTTTCGCATTGTCAAGGCTTTTGCTCCCGTATGTTTAGGTGCGAGGCCATCATATTCCTGATGAATCCAAATTCTGATGAAGGAAAGGGAAAATGCATTTCCTTGTTTAGGGACATATCTTCGCGCGCGAAGTTTGAAGGAAAGCTGAAACTCAAGTCAGAGCACGAAGAAGACGCTGTATATATGCTGAAGAAGTGCCCGAAACAGAAAAGAC GTCACTACCAGCCTCGGATGCAGACGAATTTCCAACCCCCATCATCCAACTACCAGTACCCTACATCGAGTGAGGCTTATCCTGGTTATCCGCGTGGAATGAGGTCTGATGCCTACCCCAGATCGAGTGAAGTCTATCCTGGCTATTCGCGTGGAATTAGGTCTGATGCCTACCCCAGATCGAGTGAGATATATCCTGGCTATTCGCGTGGAATGAGGTCTGATGCCTACCCCAGATCGAGTGAGGTCTATCCTGGCTATTCGCGTGGAATGAGGTCTGATGCCTACCCCAGATCGAGTGAGGTGTATCCTGGCTATTCGCGTGGAATGAGGTCTGATACCTACCCCAGATCGAGTGAGGTCTATCCTGGCTATTCGCGTGGAATGAGGTCTGATGCCTACCCCAGATCGAGTGAGGTCTATCCTGGCTATTCGCGTGGAATGGGATCTGAAGTCTACCCTAGATCGAGTGGGGTCTATCCTGGCTATTCGCGTGGAATGGGATCTTATAACTCCCCTAGATCGAGTGAGGCCTATTCTGCTGCCTACGGCACAAGTACAGCATCGAGCTCAACTATTGCCCCAACCCCTACTTGGACTTGGAAAGAGGGTACCAGCAGGAATGAAAATGAACATCACGGCGATTCTTCAGCATATATCCAAGCATCTGCTGGTCCGACGTCTGAGCCCATGTCATCTTTTACCACGCCGACTAGACCATATG TGTCAGCCGCAACAACGAAATCTTCAACACAACATCCACAGCCGACAAAGTGGCCTGCAAGACAAACGCCGAAGAACGCTCAGACGCCTAAACCAGTGAGCCTACGACCGAGAATCAAATCTACCCGACCCGGGTCCAGCTGTAGATACTATAAAACGAACGTAACAGAGGCTAGGCAGGTTTACTTCACTGATGTTATGAGGAAGGCGCCTCACGGAAGGATATTGCCCTTTCGTCGGTGTATGGCCGAGTGTGATAAGAGGTCACAGTGCGACTATTTTTCCATCTACGGCCCCCGGAAGATATGCTGCCTAGTGGAGAATAAATCCAAGAAGCCAGTGATTTATTTAAAACACTGCAAGAAAAAAG GTAAAAAGGTGCGGTGTACTTTCCCTGTGACAGCCAGGGAAAGAATCTGGGACAGTTATCATCAAGTTGCCAACTCGAAGGTCATCCCGCTTAAGGGCACGGCAGAACAAACTCTGCGTGAATGTATGAAACGATGTGAGCAGGCGAGCAATCTCTGTTCTGCATTCGTGTACAGAGAATCTATCAAACACGCAGCCCATTGTTTTCTTCTCAGGGTGACGCCATTGTTTGGACGCAGCTGCAACG TTCTCCAAGGTGAAAAGTGCGACCTAAAGCGAATCAAAAGACCTTTCACGCAATACCGTTACTCAATAACTACAAACGTGAAGAATCGAAATGCCCCGATGAAGCTTTGTAACAGTCAATGTAATAGTAACCCGTACTGTGTTATGGTGACCTACATTCCGAAAAAGAAAGCCGGTCGGCGCCACTGGCGGCCTCCATATTGTCTGATATGGGTGGCAAATTCGGCCATGAAAAAACAGTGCACTG GTGGCAATTGCAAACTAGTGAAGATGGAAGCATTTGTGACGAAGATCCCGGTACTTTACTTCGCATCCTTGCACACTTTCAAGAGAAACTCAATGGATACTTGCAAAGCCGAATGCCAAAAGAACATACGTCAATGTCTCGGGTTCGAAGTAATCGCTGAGTACCGGGCAGGCTGTCGAATCTTTTACGAGATGAACTACCAACGGAAGGTTTGTACTGCAG GAACATGCAAAATGATCCCGGTGAAGAAGGGCGAGCATTTCAAGGTGCCCGGGATATCTTACTCGGCCGTGCTCGGCCCGGAAAACTGCACCAAGAAGTGCGAAATAGAGGAATCTTGCCATTCAGTCGGGATGGTGGAGTCGACTAAACACTGCAGGCTCTTCGGCATCAACTTCGCCCAGCCGACGACCTATTATAAACAGTGTGACG CAAACAAGAAATGCACAATGAAGATTGCACAAGAAAACACCTTCATCGCCAGCTACTGGAGGGTCCAAAAGAACCTAATGATCGCGAGACGCGTGCGGGGAACAAGTAGTGCAGTCTGCCAAGCGGCCTGCAGCCGGGTGGAAGAATGCACGGCCGTCTTCGATGCCTGGTCCGCGGACCTCGAGTTCAGGAATTGTTACATGCTCAAAGAGAAGGCTTACCATTACAAGAAGGTGTGTAGAAACG GTCGATGCAAATCAATAAGGGTTCTAGCCATTCTGCCCGCCAACTCAACTGACTTCCACGTGGTATCGAAAGAGTACGGTCCTAGTCACCGTTCGTGCAGTGACAACTGTCAGTGGAATGATGACTGTCATATCCTGGACATATACCCAAACCACGCGGCGAAGTTGACGAAAGGAGGAACAAAGCACCATGCAAAAAACCGTGG TTCCCACAACCCCTATGAACAGTACAACTCGAAGCATGGGAAATTTGTGTGTGTGGTGATACGGCATCAACGAATGCCCACGACTAGGAAAAGAACGGTGAACCCGTGGAAACTGATTGACTTCGACCCGACACCATACGTTGAGATCAAACGCTTCACGAAGCGTTGCAAAG GTAAAATGTGCAAGATGGTCTACACTGAGGCTATCAAGAACAGACCGCGGTGCGAGTTTATCCCCTTCACAGGGCTGTTGAAAAAGGCTCGAAGCCGCAGTTTATCCAAATGCTTCCGAAAGTGCGTGTCAGATCCAGATTGCGCTTTTACGTTCGTCAAAACTTCATTCAGTCGAAATAAGAAACTCATTGGTCCTAAGTGTTTTTTTGGTGCAGACCCAACGATGTACGCCAAGGAATGCAAGAAACGAACTAGTTAA
- the LOC135498098 gene encoding FAST kinase domain-containing protein 4-like isoform X2 — protein MYYLGCQPSISLSPVHLMNLLFALTNFKLYHPVLFEKLAESVIGEMNRFEPHMASSVLTSVGVAKFRHPKLLDTLTEYFHQRLDTVSPSDLSSLVITLANLNYQPQTLSEYFPKFLSRLRPLQLGDRKTWLDVVWSAAILNRLSSEMAESVLTPEFYSGFSELDSFRAAPCHLKLANISALVKCDLPNYSGPMLPDDYLKTKDLNLSKRSKRPFHTMILETLLNFAPGEKYAATNVMTPSGSTIDVELVINRQGEVLPLTDKKPEVGETRSFRIAVRVNDFQDMTIYTVVPDGVSVVSARLLKELGYKTVEVTYHDFPIKTTVVNKVAYLQGKIKEAAQ, from the exons ATGTATTATCTTGGATGTCAGCCGTCCATTAGCTTGTCTCCAGTGCATCTAATGAATTTACTCTTTGCTCTGACGAATTTTAAACTCTATCACCCCGTTTTGTTTGAAAAGCTTGCCGAATCGGTCATTGGTGAAATGAATCGCTTTGAGCCCCATATGGCAAGCAGTGTGCTAACTTCCGTTGGCGTTGCAAAATTTCGCCATCCGAAACTCCTGGACACTCTCACAGAATACTTCCACCAACGCTTGGACACTGTTTCACCCAGCGATCTCTCGTCACTTGTGATAACCCTTGCCAACTTGAACTATCAGCCGCAGACATTATCTGAATATTTCCCCAAGTTTTTATCGCGTTTGAGGCCTCTTCAGCTTGGTGATCGGAAAACATGGTTGGATGTTGTGTGGagtgcagccatcttgaatcgTCTGAGTTCCGAGATGGCAGAGTCTGTGTTGACGCCAGAGTTCTATTCAGGATTCTCAG AATTGGACTCATTCAGGGCAGCACCATGTCACCTCAAGCTCGCCAACATCTCGGCTTTAGTCAAGTGTGATCTTCCAAACTACTCGGGACCAATGCTGCCCGATGACTATCTCAAGACAAAAGATTTAAAT CTTTCTAAGAGAAGCAAACGACCCTTCCATACCATGATCTTGGAGACGCTGTTGAATTTTGCACCTGGGGAGAAGTATGCTGCAACAAATGTGATGACACCATCTGGATCCACCATCG ATGTGGAGCTTGTCATCAATCGGCAAGGTGAGGTCCTGCCTTTGACAGATAAAAAGCCAGAAGTTGGCGAGACTCGGTCGTTCAGGATAGCAGTGCGAGTGAATGATTTCCAGGACATGACGATATACACTGTGGTGCCTGATGGTGTAAGTGTGGTCTCAGCCCGTCTGCTCAAGGAACTTGGCTATAAGACAGTAGAG GTGACCTACCACGACTTTCCAATTAAAACCACAGTTGTCAACAAAGTGGCTTACCTCCAGGGCAAAATCAAAGAGGCAGCACAATAG
- the LOC135498098 gene encoding FAST kinase domain-containing protein 4-like isoform X1, whose product MYYLGCQPSISLSPVHLMNLLFALTNFKLYHPVLFEKLAESVIGEMNRFEPHMASSVLTSVGVAKFRHPKLLDTLTEYFHQRLDTVSPSDLSSLVITLANLNYQPQTLSEYFPKFLSRLRPLQLGDRKTWLDVVWSAAILNRLSSEMAESVLTPEFYSGFSELDSFRAAPCHLKLANISALVKCDLPNYSGPMLPDDYLKTKDLNASMNRLSKRSKRPFHTMILETLLNFAPGEKYAATNVMTPSGSTIDVELVINRQGEVLPLTDKKPEVGETRSFRIAVRVNDFQDMTIYTVVPDGVSVVSARLLKELGYKTVEVTYHDFPIKTTVVNKVAYLQGKIKEAAQ is encoded by the exons ATGTATTATCTTGGATGTCAGCCGTCCATTAGCTTGTCTCCAGTGCATCTAATGAATTTACTCTTTGCTCTGACGAATTTTAAACTCTATCACCCCGTTTTGTTTGAAAAGCTTGCCGAATCGGTCATTGGTGAAATGAATCGCTTTGAGCCCCATATGGCAAGCAGTGTGCTAACTTCCGTTGGCGTTGCAAAATTTCGCCATCCGAAACTCCTGGACACTCTCACAGAATACTTCCACCAACGCTTGGACACTGTTTCACCCAGCGATCTCTCGTCACTTGTGATAACCCTTGCCAACTTGAACTATCAGCCGCAGACATTATCTGAATATTTCCCCAAGTTTTTATCGCGTTTGAGGCCTCTTCAGCTTGGTGATCGGAAAACATGGTTGGATGTTGTGTGGagtgcagccatcttgaatcgTCTGAGTTCCGAGATGGCAGAGTCTGTGTTGACGCCAGAGTTCTATTCAGGATTCTCAG AATTGGACTCATTCAGGGCAGCACCATGTCACCTCAAGCTCGCCAACATCTCGGCTTTAGTCAAGTGTGATCTTCCAAACTACTCGGGACCAATGCTGCCCGATGACTATCTCAAGACAAAAGATTTAAATGCGAGTATGAATAGA CTTTCTAAGAGAAGCAAACGACCCTTCCATACCATGATCTTGGAGACGCTGTTGAATTTTGCACCTGGGGAGAAGTATGCTGCAACAAATGTGATGACACCATCTGGATCCACCATCG ATGTGGAGCTTGTCATCAATCGGCAAGGTGAGGTCCTGCCTTTGACAGATAAAAAGCCAGAAGTTGGCGAGACTCGGTCGTTCAGGATAGCAGTGCGAGTGAATGATTTCCAGGACATGACGATATACACTGTGGTGCCTGATGGTGTAAGTGTGGTCTCAGCCCGTCTGCTCAAGGAACTTGGCTATAAGACAGTAGAG GTGACCTACCACGACTTTCCAATTAAAACCACAGTTGTCAACAAAGTGGCTTACCTCCAGGGCAAAATCAAAGAGGCAGCACAATAG
- the LOC135498101 gene encoding myosin-2 essential light chain-like gives MSHMTEQDIIDNEEVFLLFDTNGDRKIYASQLGEVLRAMGQNPTEARVRKCGFSNDPDKRISYEQFVPILHDVAKNKDHSSCEDFVDGFRVFDKEANGTISTAELRHLLTHLGEKLRDDEVELLLAGLEDAQGNINYEEFVRMVMSG, from the exons ATG TCGCACATGACAGAACAAGACATCATTG ACAACGAGGAAGTTTTCCTCTTGTTCGATACCAATGGTGACCGAAAGATCTATGCTAGTCAACTTGGTGAGGTCCTCCGAGCCATGGGACAGAATCCCACAGAGGCTCGAGTCAGGAAGTGCGGCTTCAGCAACGACCCAG ATAAGAGAATCTCCTATGAGCAATTCGTTCCCATTCTTCATGACGTAGCCAAGAATAAGGACCACTCCTCGTGCGAGGACTTTGTTGACGGTTTCCGGGTGTTTGACAAAGAAGCAAACGGCACAATCAGCACTGCTGAATTACGGCATCTGCTCACTCATTTAG GAGAGAAGCTTCGCGATGACGAAGTGGAATTGTTGTTAGCTGGACTTGAAGATGCACAGGGCAATATCAATTATGAAG aatttgtgcGGATGGTGATGAGTGGATAA
- the LOC135497759 gene encoding vacuolar protein sorting-associated protein 16 homolog — protein MAFMTANWNSLGDVFFRRFELYSFFDTSWFSDVDLAKFNISAAPYGGPIALVRDDRRTASATAKPIIYIYSSAGRLLSQIRWSSGRILDIGWSETEDLLCVQDDGSVLVYDIFGNFSKTFGMGNDAKETKCLECRIFRSYNGTGIAVLTGTYRIFVINSVQDPRIRRLTDVPGLNKPPSSWLMMTLDRNSKALVAVESRLYYLDHGGQYEEQHPEFKSPINSIIEMAASYNNKYIALFSDTGILWIGSSDLKTCYCEHDTKFQSRPRQLAWCGTGAVLGYWNDLLLMVGPKGVPISYNADGPSHLVPEMDGLRIVSNTSHEMLQKVPSVIEDIFKIGSMTPGAMLFEASREFQRGSQRADEYIRTIKDKLDLAVEQCIEAAGQEYDPKVQKKLLKAASFGKCFLTDMRPDAFVNMCQMLRVLNAVRDYSATGIPLTYNQLQHLSIQILIDRLVHRREYCLAIRICEYLKIPEAEGASRILAHWACYKVQQSDVDDEIVARAIAQKLGETPGVSYSEIANKAIEKGRKDLAIRLLDFEPKAAEQVPLLMKMNSKEHALNKAIESGDTDLIYTVVLHLKESMPLGDFFMTIRTMPTAYSLYLQYCRQQNLKTLQDLYYQEDNYEEEAHCRVIESYTEERFDARISGLIGAQESYSKAKNDWSAKVTEEQVKLLRYQRRLEEELNRPYLDLSVHETIYKVLKENNHKMADTLKKEFKIPDRRFWWLKIQALAEAGDWIELERFSKSKKSPIGYEPFVEVSMKHLNRQEATKYLPKVVAEQMVKCLVLVGQIEQAAEFAFQQRNDEDLAYVLKKCNSNQKGLAEKVLGFRQQLSQRR, from the exons ATGGCGTTTATGACAGCAAATTGGAACTCACTTGGAGACGTTTTCTTTCG GCGCTTCGAATTATACTCATTCTTTGACACATCCTGGTTTTCTGATGTTGACCTTGCAAAGTTCAATATATCGGCTGCACCATATGGAGGACCCATTG CTCTAGTACGAGATGATAGGAGAACAGCCAGTGCAACTGCCAAACCAATCATCTACATCTATTCTTCTGCCGGACGCTTGTTATCTCAAATAAGA TGGAGCAGCGGTCGCATTCTTGACATCGGCTGGTCAGAAACCGAGGACCTCCTTTGTGTCCAAGACGATGGTAGCGTTCTGGTGTACGACATATTTGGAAACTTTAGCAAGACGTTCGGCATGGGCAAT GATGCCAAGGAGACCAAGTGTTTGGAGTGTCGGATATTCAGGAGCTACAATGGCACCGGCATAGCGGTCTTGACAGGAACATATCGTATCTTCGTCATCAACAGTGTTCAGGACCCGAGGATCAGGCGACTCACTGATGTGCCTG GTTTGAACAAACCTCCCAGTTCATGGTTGATGATGACCCTAGATCGAAATTCCAAAGCTCTGGTTGCAGTGGAGTCCAGGTTGTATTATCTTGATCACGGTGGACAATATGAAGAACAG CATCCAGAGTTCAAGAGCCCGATTAACTCGATCATAGAGATGGCTGCTTCATACAACAACAAATACATCGCTCTGTTCTCCGACACCGGCATCCTGTGGATCGGGTCCTCGGATCTAAAAACCTGCTATTGCGAACATGACACGAAGTTTCAGTCGAGGCCAAGACAACTCGCCTG GTGTGGCACAGGTGCTGTGCTCGGTTATTGGAATGACTTGCTGTTGATGGTGGGACCAAAAGGGGTGCCGATCAG TTACAATGCCGATGGCCCGTCCCACCTGGTGCCAGAGATGGATGGTTTGAGGATCGTCAGTAACACTAGTCATGAAATGCTACAGAAAGTACCTT ccGTGATTGAAGACATCTTCAAGATTGGCTCTATGACTCCCGGTGCCATGCTGTTCGAGGCCTCGAGGGAATTCCAGCGGGGGAGCCAGAGGGCTGACGAGTATATCAGGACAATCAAGGATAAACTAGACTTGGCTGTCGAACAGTGCATAGAGGCGGCTGGACAAGAGTACGACCCCAAGGTCCAGAAGAAACTACTGAAG GCTGCATCATTTGGCAAGTGCTTTCTGACCGACATGAGGCCAGATGCTTTTGTCAATATGTGCCAGATGTTACGTGTGCTGAATGCCGTCAGAGATTATTCCGCCACCGGGATTCCACTCACGTACAACCA ACTGCAGCACCTGTCCATACAGATTTTGATTGACCGCCTCGTACATCGAAGGGAATACTGCCTCGCTATACGCATTTGTGAATACCTCAAGATACCAGAGGCGGAAGGAGCAAGCAGGATCTTAGCCCACTGGGCCTGTTATAAG GTGCAACAGAGCGACGTTGATGATGAGATTGTTGCGCGGGCAATCGCTCAGAAACTCGGAGAGACACCTGGCGTATCCTACTCAGAAATTGCCAACAAAGCTATCGAGAAGGGAAGGAAAGACTTAGCCATTAGG TTGCTGGACTTTGAACCAAAGGCTGCTGAACAAGTTCCACTTCTCATGAAGATGAACAGCAAAGAACATGCTCTCAACAAGGCCATAGAGAGCGGAGACACTGACCTCA TCTACACAGTCGTACTTCATCTAAAGGAGAGCATGCCCCTTGGCGACTTTTTCATGACCATCCGCACCATGCCTACTGCCTATTCTCTTTACCTACAG TACTGCCGCCAACAAAATCTGAAGACGCTACAAGACCTCTACTACCAAGAAGACAACTATGAAGAAGAGGCTCATTGCAGAGTCATTGAGAGCTACACAGAAGAG AGATTTGATGCGAGGATCAGTGGACTAATAGGTGCGCAGGAATCTTATAGCAAGGCCAAGAATGACTGGTCTGCTAAG GTGACGGAGGAACAAGTCAAGTTGCTCCGATACCAGCGGAGGCTTGAGGAGGAATTAAACCGGCCGTATTTGGATCTCTCGGTCCATGAAACCATATACAAGGTGCTGAAAGAAAATAATCACAAAATGGCAGATACGCTTAAGAAGGAATTTAAAATTCCAGACCGAAG GTTCTGGTGGCTGAAGATACAAGCGTTAGCTGAAGCAGGAGATTGGATCGAACTTGAAAGGTTCTCGAAAAGTAAAAAATCCCCCATTGGGTACGAG CCATTTGTTGAAGTTAGTATGAAGCATTTGAACCGCCAGGAGGCCACCAAGTACCTACCTAAGGTTGTGGCCGAACAGATGGTCAAATGTCTCGTTCTAGTTGG GCAAATAGAGCAGGCAGCTGAGTTTGCCTTCCAGCAGAGGAATGATGAGGATTTGGCATACGTACTCAAAAAGTGCAATTCAAATCAGAAAGGTTTGGCGGAGAAGGTCCTAGGCTTTCGTCAACAGCTCTCTCAACGGAGATGA